The Anguilla rostrata isolate EN2019 chromosome 1, ASM1855537v3, whole genome shotgun sequence nucleotide sequence CGATTTTTTCGAGGGCTCTTCGCCTCACAGCCTCGCCGGTGGGGACCTCCATTTCAGTTTCTGCAAAGAACATAAGTTGTTCGAGAGGAGGGTTAAAAAAGCAAATCACAAAGACCACAGATAAGTGTGACAAGTGGCGGCTTTTGTGAAAGGACACCTGATGCGTTGGGCTCGTTATTTTGGGCTGCCTCAGAGCTCCCAAGCTCCGGGATGATGGACAGATTCATAGCCCTCATGGAGGAGGCTCCActcagggaggaagaggaaacggAGGACCCGGAGCAGGAACCATCTTCCAAGCTCGCTTCCTGGATGGGGCTGACACCACAAAAAGAAACTCAACTGTAACTCCTGATTAAGGAAACTGAAGGAGCACCGTGAGAAATCCCACCACTGAAGCCAGGCATTCTTCAACAAATTCCTACCTGAGCTTCTTCACTCTCAGAGCTCCCTCGAAACCTGGCTGCGTGTTTGTAAAGGTTGGGACATCTTTCGAGGTGCTGGCGCCAGCTTCGCTTACATCCTCAGCCAGGCCGCCCTCCATGCTGAGGGAGAGCCTGTGGTTTTGTCCCCCACTGAAAGGGGTGGAGGCcagctgggcagccctggcgaAATCGCACGTGTCGTCTGGGATGTGACACAGGGTGTTGTTGCGGTAGCTGCCAATAATAGCGTCCTCATTTAGAGGCTCGATTCCTTCCAAACAATCCTGGTGGGACCAAAGAGAAAAGTCAGGCCCAGCATCTTCCTCCACTTTGGTCATTTGCTCCTTCCTATTAGTTCAGTACGAAACCCCAATTCAAAAATGGGACCTCAGAATGGGAATCAATTatcataaaaacatacaacaacaaatacagtataaaaatgaattacacttTCAGAGGGAGGTCTAGTAGCAAGTGCATCTCCTTGTAGTTTCCGTATGGCACATAAAGGTTTGCGGGCTGAGGGTTTAGACAAGACCATGGGTACCCTGTGAACAGAAACAGATGAAACTTGAAAGAATGCACTCAGAGTGTAGAACTCGGCCAAGACACAACAATCTCCGCTTGCATGAACTTGCACAGCAAATGTCTTTGCAGGCCAGTTATTGCTTTTTGAGATCATGTTTGGGCTGATTGTGGCACTAAAGGAAGGCCATGGGGTCATCAAAATCAattggtttctttcttttgggAATATGAATGTTCACAGCAAATTTCCTGGCAATCTGTCCATTACTTTTTGAGATCTGTCAATCACAATGAAATTTTGCACTGATGGTGGTACCAGAggaaaggtcatggggtcacctaaatataaaatatatacgtTTCTGCCTCTGGGGAACATGAATGTCACCAACAAATTTTGTGGCAATTCAGCCACTACATTTCCAGATATGTTTGTCATGGACAAACGAACCAAGACATACAGATGTCATTACATAACTTTCTTGGCGGAGGTAATTATTTTGATCGCATGGGTAACATTCCAAAGAAGAGGTTAACTGTGTAAAATTTCTATACTCACACGTCCTGTGGTTGTTCACAAATAGCACTTTCATCGAACACGGTGAAAGGTGTGGCCTTTGACTCCACTTCATTCTTCTGAATCATTTCCGGCTCGGGGACTGAGTCAGCTGACAAATTTACACGACAACTTAACAGTCAATATGGGCAGGcattatgaaacaaaatgtcCACAAGTATATGAGCTCTAATATTAAATaccatttagaaaataaatgcgCAATGTAAACACAGAAGGAAATGAGTCACCCAAAGCAGTGAATATTTCTTGAAAACAGGACAGGGTAAAAATCTACCGTTATCAATATCAACCAAATTTATAATGAGCACATACCTGAGTCAGTGTCCCTATATACTTTTAAAGGGCAAATTCTgtagaagagagggaaggagttGTTAACTTTCATGAGACTGATGTTACAAAACACAGCATGAAAaagattaattcattttgttaattataACAGTGAAAACTTGAGGTGCTTGCCTTTTTAACCAAGATATTCAAAATTCTTTTCATAATGGGTTTCATTTAGATAACACCACACAATGTCAAATCAAGATGTAATTATACACTTATATATGCATAGAATATCCCAACTCTTAATTCGCACAAGGTAAAAGCCAAATGGGAGATACATGAGACCAAGaaagattatttattattttctgtgtagTCAATGGAATCCAATAGTTTAATTAAGCCTCAGAAATAAAGAACCATGTAAAAGTAGTAAGATGTCTCACCCTGAAGAACTGGCAACGGATTCATCAAACACTTTAAACCCTGTGGTGGGCCCCTGTGACACAGATGAGGAGGGTCCAGGCAGAGAGTGTTCCACATGCTGAATCGCATCACTCTCAGCCACATAATGTTGTGCCTGTGGGGAAAATGCCCAATAGCTCAAGATTGTTCACTTCTAGAAGACTTGCTCATGCCAGTCACAAATAATATACTAAAAGTGCAGTCTCACCTGATGGCCAGCATCTGCCTCGTGACTCTTCTCCAGAAGCAACCTTTGCTTCTCCTCAATCTGTCTCCACAGTTCATCTTTAACCCTTCTCAACTTGGCCTCCTTATCTAATGAcaggaatttaaaataaatgtgatccACCTTAAATTACTATGACTAGATGCTTGCAAATGCACGTCAGACTACTTTTGATTGGACCCTGCACTTTTAAGATagaaacagcacacagaagAGTTTGAGCTTGACAGAATTTTATTCCAACAATTTAGACACAATGGACAACCAAATGGGCTCAGAGGAATTTCCAATGAATGTTTTTGCTCATAATACACTGGGCTTAGCCTGGATAACACAGACGCTTTTCTACCTACGTTTACATGTGTAACCGGAGGCTTTTATGACAGTGATACTATGCATTTGCATTATCAGTATAAACTTTATCTCAATCCCTCAAAACACTGTCTATGCTAAAAAGGTGTTTTGTGCCACCAGGGTTGATCAAAGCTTATAGAACATTCTAAACGTATCCCTTTGCAGTGTGCAATTATTTCCTGCACTTTTCTGCATTTCAAAGTTCAGAATTGGCTTGAGGGCCTGAGCTGCTACCTTCAAGATCCTGGGCCAACTTTTTCCGGTAGCGCTCGGCGCGCAGTTCCTCGAAGCAGAACTCGGTGGCGCCGCTAAGCAGCAGCTCCTTGCAGTACATGCTCTGCTCCCGCGCCTGCCCCaacacctgctgctgctgctgctgctgttcctgcaGACGCTCCAAGGGAGTCTCCTCTTTGGACGGCTTGCGAGCAGACAACACTGTGTTCACTGCCGGGTTGATCTTACAAGGGGTGCTGCAAACGGCCAAGAGCAAGTAATAACCATGAGCATTTTGTTTGGATGGCCCACAATTACTAGtgttaaaaaaatctgtgcaaCTGTGCAATGTCCAACTGAAGATAAATTACCAATAAAATTGAGCATCAGTCAATTTTTCAGTGCTAATGGGTAATAGCCACATATTAGGGATTGCACTGTATTTCAGACTAATTTATTGGAATGCTGTTGACACATTCATGTTCCAATTAACATGTCACATGCTTTTGCTATTGCTACACAGAGAGCAATGGTTCAAACAGTGATGCCATCAGCAGATTTGAGATAGTCTAAATGACCACTCACACAGCTGGAGGATGATCAGACTCCTCCACAAATGGCTGGAAGTTGGGCTTACTGGGCGGCATCACCATACTGTGACCAAACTTAGACTTCTGGGGCATCTAGTATCACAGATAATGAAAAGCAATAAGGTAATATGAGCAACCATGAAACAGTTCATATTCTCAAACTTCAAATGAATACCGTTTCATCATCTTAACGGAAACAATGACAGTGAGAATATGGCTAACTCTCTCAGGATGTACAAAGAGAAAGCTTCATACCTTAACATTGGACCATTTTTCAGGCATGAGCTCATTCTCTTTGGCCTTTGCCACAGGTGGTGCCAGCCATTGTTCTGGTTTGGGTTCAAAAGACTCTGCAACGGCAGCCTGGTTTTCATCAAACACCATGATCTGACTGTTCTGAGCATGATGAGAGGCGGCAGGCAGGTTTAAACTCAGCCCGCGTGCATGATCTGCCCACAAAGACAAAAGCGGGAAAGCAATATTTGACAAAGCGGGAAACCGTTTAAAAAAGCCACAGCCTTTGGGATGGTTGATTTGAAAAAGACTCGGGTGCACGTGATAGCTTGTGCGGATACTTACGGCTGACCGAAGCCCCAGTCCTGTTGATGGGGGCAATCGCCTTTTTCTTGCCTTTGTGTTTGAGGCTCGCCAGTGACGACCTCTGTGGCTGAGCTGGCTCAGGGCTGTCCTCCTGCCCTCCATTTGTCATGTTTAACGCAACCTGCCGGGACACCCGTGCCTGGAAAGCCCTGTCGACGAGCAGATCTCCAGTTAAACAAGGAACGGTGACCCAGTATCAGACACAAGCAGTTtatctcaggaaaaaaaaataaagcaagtcCGTACTTGTGATACTGCTGCAGTTTATCGCAGGGTTCAGCACCACACTTGATTCCCTCCTGATATGTGGAATCAGCCTTCTTTAAGTTGCCCCGCTTTTCAAACTCTTCAGACCAGGCGATGTAAAAAGCAGCTTGCATGATTCCAATTCCCTGCccgtgcatgtatgtatataaatcCATAGGTTCGGTGCTGTTTTCTGCctgaaaacagaaatatgaaaatgtctgTCTGAAAGGATGCATTCACAAAGCGCCATACTCAGAATTCAAAAGATGCAACGGCAGCACTTACAAAATGAGCCTTGTGAGCAACTTACAAATTTAATCCAGAGGCTGACGTAGCGGATATCATTATAATATTTCTTTTCATCTGCAAAGAGCATAACAGCTCTCTCTAAAAGCAGAGACAGGTtactctcctttcctccctggGGGTAGGTCTGTTGTGTCCACCTTATGTACCTATAAAACAGGAACATGGTTATGTCcaaaaacatcacacaaaatGCATCAAAAATGGATTATAAATAAGAGGACACAAAGACATTCACGAAACTATGTTTCTTGGACTGTTCCTTTGGTGTGATGCTCGTTATCACACACAGTTTAGCTTACCTATCCCATACATCAAGTGGATCATCTCCACTGTAGATTCGGAGCTCAGATTCAAAAGCCCTtcagaaggagaaagaaaaggtgGATTAAAGAAACTATAAAGTAATGTACTGTAGGCGAAGGTCTGAATAGGGCTGTGAAAGCAAAGAAATTAACAGTAGTATTAGGTTTGATGTTAATTTAACCAAACTGCAGAGAGGTCAGATTTATATTAGCTCAGCTGCTTAATAGCACTTTCATCCAAGTCGTCTGAACAAAACACGTACTGCCTGGTTTGCTGTATGGCAGTGTAGTTCGATCCCTCCTGCTGCTGACTGAGTGCTTGATGCAAGGCTGAAATGGCCCGACCCTGCCTCAGTGGCTGAATGTTCTCTTTGCAAAGTTCCCATTCAGCCTCCCCTTCAGCCATAATGGAGCACTGATCGAACACAACTGTAAATGCGCTggcaatggaaaaataaaacaaaataatgagcTAGCAATGCATCAAGTCGCAAACACATTATGACAACATGGTAACGTTAATCGGCAGACACTGGCCACCCAACGCTGGCAGGGAACGCATACATTGAGCGTTAACTAGTTCACCCGTTTATCTAACGTTAGGAAGAGTAAGCGCTTTAATATTGAAAGGAGCGAGCTAACACCGCTGTTAGTTGGGCAATATGTTAACTAGCAACTAGGTAGCTACGTGCTTATTAATGCAACATAGCTAGGCTACACCTAATGCTAACGGTTAGCTAATTCGCTAGCACAAAAATGGCTAAGAGCCAGTAAACTACGTTAGCTTTCATTTTATAGTATAAATGAGCTAGTAAGTTAATTGTCGCGGTAGCATCAAATTAAATTGCATAATATCAAATCCACTTACCAAATATGCACAAAAGCAACTTCAAAACACGTCAACCGTTCAGGCACTGAAACAACACTTTCCGCAAGTTGACTATTTGTCTGGCAGAATCATTTTGAATCAAACCGCCAGAAGAGCAGAGCTGATTGGACGGTCACACCCAACACATCATGACGGTTCTATGTTAATCAGTAGCAGAAGtaattttttcctttaaaaatattaaaatacaatgcactttaaataaaacatgtatgtatatttatatgttgGCTTTACTCTAAATTGTTAACattcatttaacaaataaaatttctTAGCTGAGCATGACGGGAAACGTAGTTGAGCGATTCTCGGTGAAACAATTGTTTTACACTAGTTATCTGTATAATGATACATATGTGCATTTAAAGGCATTTTATAAAACTCTTTTGGATAGTACAAGCTCCCAATGGAATAAAATTTTTTGACTTGGAATTATAGTGTCTTATACGTGTTTAGGTTGTAACATCGAAACTACGTATACCGGGAATGACTAAATACTGTCGGTACTTCCTGTATTTAGGGTTATTTTTCTTGCCTGTGTTGCGGTGCTGTTTTCAGCATGCCAAGACTTATTAAATGACAACTTTTTCGTTTTGTGCAGAGCCTACTTGCATCCATCGTACTATTAAActtataaaattaattatattttggtgGTTGCTAGCTCGCATGATGGAAAATCAATAGTTTAGCTAACTTGCTTGGTAACGATAAGCTATTATAGCTCAGTGGATAGCTAGGTGTGTGCAAGTAGCAAGAAAGACTGTTCTACATGACATCTCTGATCTTCTTATGACCAACACttactagctagcttgctcacaAGTTCAATTTCACTAATTTGTTTTACGGTTTAAATTTGAACAACATGGACAACCGATGCTACGGCTGTGCTTCCAAGTTCACCCTCTTCAAAAAGGAGGTTTGCGTTTTAAATGTCTTAATTTACGTTAACGCTGGCACGCTATTCGTTGGCAGCGTTTTCGGCTTTGGAATACACGCAGGTAGCATGCTTAAGTTATACGAATATATATTGATGATAAGATGTAGCTCGCATAGGTTGGCATTACTAAATCAAGAGCTTTATTGTTGCCCCGATGTAGACCATGGATTGGGGAGCTAGTCGTATGATGATAATAACCATGCACACCGCTGGTGTTGTCAAGGGCACTGGCTATTAACACAAGACAACTCTGACTGGCATTATAAGGGACATTGTTACACAATGAATTCATTATATTCTAAGAAATATTGTGGGGCTTCTGTTTTTCTACTAGTTAGGGTGCAAGAACTGTGGACGTTCCTTCTGCTCCGGGTGTCTTAATTTCAGTGCTTTGGTGCCTCGTTGTGGAAACACCCAACAGAAGGTTTGCAAGCAATGTCATGGTAATCTCACAAGGTGGGTTATGAGTGCCAGCATTCcaattttaaaattacagtGAACATTGTACAAAAGTATATTATAGTATAGTATATGCACATTTCTGTTTCCTTCTCCAGTGGAGGCAATAAGAACAATGATGCCAAATGGTCCCCTCCTGAAAACTACAAGAAGTGAGTGAGACCTTTGTGGTGTGTATTCACTGACTTATACGTGTAGCTTATGACTTATAGCTTCTCGAAAACATCATGGTTGACTGATTTAATTGGTAATGGGAAGTGATGAGAAGTTTAGTAGCCGATTGTTTTCCCAGGCGAGTTGCGGCTCTGGAGGCAAAGCAGGGACAGCAGGGAACACCCCTTAGACCTGGGGCCAGCAAGAGTAGTACCACTGGACTCACAGGGACCAGAGGCTTGAGCAAAGAAGACCAGGCCATCGCTGAGAGGCTGCAGAAGCTGAAGGAGGATACTAAACCAAGTGAGAGAATTCAGTTGCTTTTTTGTACTTGCTAGCTATCGTTTCCTTTTATTGACCTGGTGGCTGCTGTGAAATCTACTGATTATTACTGTTTGCAGTGTAACTCAAGTCTATCAAATCCTCCTCTTGCTTCCCATTTTCTGCGGTGCTCATGTGGCCTGCTCTTCCCTCGCACAGAGTCCATACCATCAGAGAAAGACATTGAGTCACGATTGGCTGCCCTGAAGGCTCCAACAAAGCCTGTGCCCTCTGCTCAAGAAATGGAGGACCGTCTTGCTGTCCTACAAGGCAGACCCCAACCATCACAGGCCCCA carries:
- the bub1bb gene encoding mitotic checkpoint serine/threonine-protein kinase BUB1 beta isoform X1, which codes for MAEGEAEWELCKENIQPLRQGRAISALHQALSQQQEGSNYTAIQQTRQAFESELRIYSGDDPLDVWDRYIRWTQQTYPQGGKESNLSLLLERAVMLFADEKKYYNDIRYVSLWIKFAENSTEPMDLYTYMHGQGIGIMQAAFYIAWSEEFEKRGNLKKADSTYQEGIKCGAEPCDKLQQYHKAFQARVSRQVALNMTNGGQEDSPEPAQPQRSSLASLKHKGKKKAIAPINRTGASVSHHARGLSLNLPAASHHAQNSQIMVFDENQAAVAESFEPKPEQWLAPPVAKAKENELMPEKWSNVKMPQKSKFGHSMVMPPSKPNFQPFVEESDHPPAVTPCKINPAVNTVLSARKPSKEETPLERLQEQQQQQQQVLGQAREQSMYCKELLLSGATEFCFEELRAERYRKKLAQDLEDKEAKLRRVKDELWRQIEEKQRLLLEKSHEADAGHQAQHYVAESDAIQHVEHSLPGPSSSVSQGPTTGFKVFDESVASSSGICPLKVYRDTDSADSVPEPEMIQKNEVESKATPFTVFDESAICEQPQDVVPMVLSKPSARKPLCAIRKLQGDALATRPPSESDCLEGIEPLNEDAIIGSYRNNTLCHIPDDTCDFARAAQLASTPFSGGQNHRLSLSMEGGLAEDVSEAGASTSKDVPTFTNTQPGFEGALRVKKLSPIQEASLEDGSCSGSSVSSSSLSGASSMRAMNLSIIPELGSSEAAQNNEPNASETEMEVPTGEAVRRRALEKIDLSSFPNFHKKTEPLPTVNEHEVLSTDDEAFVILSGIISNDSYTMHFGQTKCCENVVMKVDLHPVPWDFYIKTQLRNRLGSDSNKYFSEQSRCFLYEDGCITVSWGHYQGTLQECLAKSPLPENVAALLVIELLELVGQMHSCRLVHGDLRPNTLLLRHRTGFEGLESALRAVDFSHSLDLDLQPEVTSVLGHPGAQVFLRQGVLSPSSSPYQMDLLGIAETVHVMLEKRSMQLVCKDSEWVLAEDLEVVSGSPDVWRDFFSMILNPGTRSTVSVLSELQQLMKKHFNYSIEDELAFIHE
- the bub1bb gene encoding mitotic checkpoint serine/threonine-protein kinase BUB1 beta isoform X2, which codes for MAEGEAEWELCKENIQPLRQGRAISALHQALSQQQEGSNYTAIQQTRQAFESELRIYSGDDPLDVWDRYIRWTQQTYPQGGKESNLSLLLERAVMLFADEKKYYNDIRYVSLWIKFAENSTEPMDLYTYMHGQGIGIMQAAFYIAWSEEFEKRGNLKKADSTYQEGIKCGAEPCDKLQQYHKAFQARVSRQVALNMTNGGQEDSPEPAQPQRSSLASLKHKGKKKAIAPINRTGASVSHHARGLSLNLPAASHHAQNSQIMVFDENQAAVAESFEPKPEQWLAPPVAKAKENELMPEKWSNVKMPQKSKFGHSMVMPPSKPNFQPFVEESDHPPAVTPCKINPAVNTVLSARKPSKEETPLERLQEQQQQQQQVLGQAREQSMYCKELLLSGATEFCFEELRAERYRKKLAQDLEDKEAKLRRVKDELWRQIEEKQRLLLEKSHEADAGHQAQHYVAESDAIQHVEHSLPGPSSSVSQGPTTGFKVFDESVASSSGICPLKVYRDTDSADSVPEPEMIQKNEVESKATPFTVFDESAICEQPQDVVPMVLSKPSARKPLCAIRKLQGDALATRPPSESDCLEGIEPLNEDAIIGSYRNNTLCHIPDDTCDFARAAQLASTPFSGGQNHRLSLSMEGGLAEDVSEAGASTSKDVPTFTNTQPGFEGALRVKKLSPIQEASLEDGSCSGSSVSSSSLSGASSMRAMNLSIIPELGSSEAAQNNEPNASETEMEVPTGEAVRRRALEKIDLSSFPNFHKKTEPLPTVNEHEVLSTDDEAFVILSGIISNDSYTMHFGQTKCCENVVMKVDLHPVPWDFYIKTQLRNRLGSDSNKYFSEQSRCFLYEDGCITVSWGHYQGTLQECLAKSPLPENVAALLVIELLELVGQMHSCRLVHGDLRPNTLLLRHRTGFEGLESALRAVDFSHSLDLDLQPEVTSVLGHPGAQVFLRQGVLSPSSSPYQMDLLGIAETVHVMLEKRSMQLVCKDSEWVLAEDLEVVSGPDVWRDFFSMILNPGTRSTVSVLSELQQLMKKHFNYSIEDELAFIHE